One genomic region from Rhizomicrobium palustre encodes:
- a CDS encoding polysaccharide deacetylase family protein, which produces MAFSQASRRHFLAGTSLAAAAALTSATARAAATKGPFWPHGERLVISISMQFEAGGQPPKGTDSPFPKVEFPESMPSDPATNTWFAYGYREGIPRMLDLWDRHGVKVTSHMIGEAVRHNPDLAREIVKRGHEAAAHGPRWSSQYQMRREEERRFLIEAREMVAEVTGQTPVGYNANWLRRGPNTLSLLQELGFLYHIDDLSRDEPFLEKVNGKDFAVVPYTLRNNDILLIEGRNYSPEKFLEQIKMDFDVLYREGATRRRLMSISAHDRISGTPQMVEAWDRFLTYAKKHRGVAFMRKDEIARFAATSAITLRDPETI; this is translated from the coding sequence ATGGCTTTCTCTCAAGCATCCCGACGTCATTTTCTTGCTGGAACCAGTCTTGCGGCCGCAGCAGCCTTGACCAGCGCTACCGCCAGAGCGGCAGCTACCAAAGGCCCGTTCTGGCCCCACGGTGAAAGGCTGGTGATCTCCATTTCCATGCAATTTGAGGCTGGCGGTCAGCCGCCTAAAGGAACCGACAGCCCATTCCCGAAAGTGGAGTTCCCCGAAAGCATGCCCTCGGACCCGGCGACCAACACCTGGTTCGCCTATGGCTATCGCGAAGGCATTCCGCGCATGCTTGATCTGTGGGACCGCCACGGCGTGAAAGTCACCTCCCATATGATCGGCGAAGCGGTGCGTCACAATCCCGATCTGGCGCGCGAGATTGTCAAACGCGGCCATGAAGCCGCCGCACACGGCCCGCGCTGGAGCTCGCAATATCAAATGAGACGCGAGGAAGAACGCCGCTTCCTGATCGAGGCGCGTGAAATGGTGGCCGAGGTCACGGGCCAGACACCGGTCGGATATAATGCCAATTGGCTGCGGCGGGGCCCCAATACGCTCTCGCTGCTGCAAGAGCTTGGTTTTCTTTATCACATCGATGATCTCAGCCGGGACGAGCCATTCCTGGAAAAGGTCAACGGCAAGGATTTCGCGGTGGTGCCATATACCTTGCGCAACAACGACATTCTTCTGATCGAAGGGCGGAATTACTCGCCTGAGAAATTCCTCGAACAGATCAAGATGGATTTTGACGTTCTCTATCGCGAAGGCGCAACGCGGCGGCGGCTGATGTCAATCAGCGCGCATGACCGCATCAGTGGAACGCCGCAAATGGTGGAGGCGTGGGATCGCTTTCTTACCTACGCCAAGAAACACCGAGGGGTCGCCTTTATGCGCAAAGACGAGATCGCACGCTTTGCCGCGACAAGTGCCATTACCTTGCGTGATCCCGAAACCATTTAG
- a CDS encoding FliM/FliN family flagellar motor switch protein, with product MLGNISNVKVEISVVLGRSVIPMHQLLRMGRGAVIELDTNQDDPVLILANDKPIARGEIVIQGDKIGVSVLELLRGYN from the coding sequence ATGCTCGGCAACATCTCTAATGTCAAAGTAGAAATTTCGGTGGTTCTGGGCCGGTCGGTCATTCCGATGCACCAGCTCCTGCGCATGGGCCGCGGTGCGGTGATCGAATTGGATACCAACCAGGATGACCCCGTCCTGATCCTGGCTAATGACAAGCCGATTGCTAGGGGTGAAATCGTCATCCAAGGCGACAAAATCGGTGTTTCCGTGCTGGAATTGCTCCGCGGCTATAACTAA
- a CDS encoding LysR family transcriptional regulator: MLDDIPELRTFVRIVATGSLSAAGREMGLALSVVSKRLANLEHRLDTRLLARSTRRSALTAEGRELYERALRILAEIDEAEASLSHGRIEARGLLRVGTTVSFGRSHVSPVCAEMVEANPLLSVDLVFSDQISNLINESLDIVVRIGEPKVPGLIMRKLADNHRVLVAAPSYLARRGKPTRPQGLAGHDCLLFGTGSTMWRLIGPKGEIVEVPVSTRLLSNSGDVAYDWALSGHGLILKSIIDVERDLRDGRLVRVLPKWQSEPAPICALFPTSRHMPTRVRLFLDAMAERLKRASAKG, translated from the coding sequence ATGCTCGACGACATTCCCGAACTGCGCACCTTTGTTCGCATTGTTGCGACGGGCAGCTTGTCCGCTGCGGGGCGGGAGATGGGGCTCGCCTTAAGCGTGGTCAGCAAGCGCTTGGCAAATCTGGAACACCGGTTAGATACAAGGCTGCTCGCTCGCAGCACGCGCCGCAGTGCCCTGACTGCGGAGGGGCGTGAGCTATATGAGCGGGCGTTGCGCATCCTTGCAGAAATCGATGAGGCCGAAGCCTCCCTCAGCCATGGGCGCATCGAGGCGCGCGGTCTCCTCCGGGTCGGGACAACGGTTTCCTTCGGCCGCAGTCATGTCAGCCCAGTTTGCGCTGAGATGGTGGAGGCTAATCCCTTGCTATCAGTAGATCTCGTTTTTAGCGATCAGATCTCCAATCTGATCAATGAATCCCTAGATATCGTGGTGCGCATTGGCGAGCCAAAAGTGCCCGGCCTTATCATGCGCAAGCTTGCCGATAATCATCGTGTTCTGGTCGCCGCCCCAAGCTACCTAGCACGCCGTGGCAAGCCCACTCGCCCGCAAGGCCTCGCCGGTCATGACTGCCTTTTGTTCGGCACCGGCTCCACCATGTGGCGGCTTATTGGGCCTAAGGGAGAAATCGTCGAGGTCCCGGTAAGCACGAGGCTTTTGAGCAATAGCGGGGACGTCGCGTATGATTGGGCCTTGAGCGGTCATGGGCTGATCCTCAAATCCATCATCGATGTCGAAAGAGATTTGCGCGATGGGCGGCTGGTGCGCGTGCTGCCCAAATGGCAAAGCGAACCGGCTCCGATCTGTGCGCTCTTCCCCACCAGCCGGCATATGCCGACGCGGGTGCGCCTTTTCCTCGACGCTATGGCCGAACGGCTAAAGCGGGCAAGTGCAAAGGGCTGA
- the putA gene encoding bifunctional proline dehydrogenase/L-glutamate gamma-semialdehyde dehydrogenase PutA → MRDTSRAAIAAAYHADEDLISAERIAQARFSPAELTSIQLLARGLVDRIRKEGGRKGGVDAFTQEYALSTEEGIALMCLAEALLRVPDAETADMLIRDKIAPGDWESHIGKSDSLFVNASTWGLMLTGRIVRMGQEAGWKTSDWNLQDKFKKIVARSGEPVIRQAIGTAMRMLGGQFVLGRSIKEALRNGQKWRNDGYRYSFDMLGEAAYTKADAARYLAKYEEAIDEVARGYKDDTASIFHRPSVSVKLSALHPRYEWVKRERVFAELMPRLVGLAKRARLANVGLTIDAEEADRHELFLDLFEALVKNVEMKGWNGLGLAVQAYQKRALPTIHWLTELARTHGTRLSVRLVKGAYWDTEIKRAQEAGLREYPVFTRKTATDTSYIACARALFAVPDAIYPMFATHNAHTISAIEILSGGSRDFEFQRLHGMGDDLHAFYHQERKGVATRIYAPVGSHEDLLAYLVRRLLENGANTSFVNRLADDEASVDALIADPVTQLAQETPLRNVRIPLPADILGARRNSSGFLWSDPVSADPVRATMERALQSPAEAMPLIGGAPREGAVEVAFDPSDRSRAIGRVSVAGEAETEEALEIAVKAQAKWDRLGGEGRAEILEKAADLFEKNRSELMALIVREAGKTLPTAVGEVREAVDFLRYYAAEARAHFSGPVRLPGPTGESNELTLHGKGVFACISPWNFPLAIFTGQIAGALAAGNAVLAKPAETTPLVAMAGTKLLLEAGVPGDVLHLLPGSGPVIGKVMFADPRLAGAIFTGSTRTATAINRALAMRDGPIATVIAETGGQNAMIVDSTALPEQVARDAVMSAFDSAGQRCSALRVLFVQEDVADKMLDMIIGFSEELAIGDPFDPATDIGPVINETARQNLSNHAEKMTRRAKLLKALPLGPQHENGFFFAPHIFEIGAISDLEGEVFGPVMHVVRYGAGQLDKVCEAVNSTGFGLTLGVHSRIEATAAFVRERVRAGNIYVNRNQIGAVVGVQPFGGEGLSGTGPKAGGPQYLHRLALERTYTVNTTASGGNVALLSSS, encoded by the coding sequence ATGCGCGATACATCCCGAGCAGCCATTGCCGCAGCCTACCACGCCGATGAGGATTTGATTTCGGCGGAGCGTATCGCCCAGGCTAGGTTCTCGCCGGCAGAGCTCACCTCCATTCAGCTCCTGGCGCGCGGCTTGGTGGATCGCATCCGCAAGGAGGGGGGCCGCAAGGGGGGCGTCGACGCTTTCACCCAGGAATATGCGCTCTCGACCGAAGAGGGTATTGCGCTGATGTGCCTGGCCGAAGCGCTCCTGCGCGTGCCCGATGCGGAGACGGCCGACATGCTGATCCGGGACAAAATCGCGCCGGGAGATTGGGAGAGCCACATCGGGAAGTCCGACTCCTTGTTTGTTAACGCGTCCACTTGGGGGCTGATGCTGACCGGCCGTATCGTGCGTATGGGCCAGGAAGCGGGCTGGAAGACAAGCGACTGGAACCTGCAGGATAAGTTCAAGAAGATCGTCGCGCGCTCCGGCGAGCCAGTCATTCGTCAAGCCATTGGGACTGCGATGCGAATGCTCGGTGGCCAGTTCGTGCTGGGCCGCTCCATCAAGGAGGCGCTGCGTAATGGGCAGAAGTGGCGCAATGATGGATACCGCTATTCCTTCGATATGCTCGGAGAGGCCGCCTACACTAAAGCCGACGCTGCGCGCTATCTGGCGAAGTATGAGGAAGCCATTGACGAGGTGGCTCGCGGCTATAAGGACGATACCGCTTCCATTTTCCACCGCCCCTCGGTGTCGGTGAAACTATCTGCGCTGCATCCGCGCTACGAATGGGTCAAGCGAGAACGCGTCTTCGCCGAGCTGATGCCCCGCCTTGTCGGTCTAGCGAAACGTGCCCGTCTCGCCAATGTTGGCTTGACCATTGATGCGGAGGAGGCGGATCGCCACGAGCTGTTCCTCGATCTCTTCGAAGCCTTGGTCAAAAATGTCGAGATGAAGGGCTGGAATGGGCTTGGCCTCGCTGTTCAGGCCTATCAAAAGCGGGCCTTACCAACCATCCATTGGCTGACGGAGCTCGCACGCACGCACGGCACACGGCTTTCGGTGCGGCTCGTGAAAGGCGCTTATTGGGATACGGAGATCAAACGCGCGCAGGAGGCCGGACTTCGCGAATATCCCGTCTTCACGCGCAAAACGGCGACCGATACCTCCTACATCGCCTGCGCGCGGGCGCTCTTTGCGGTGCCGGATGCCATCTATCCGATGTTCGCCACCCATAATGCGCACACCATTTCTGCGATTGAGATTTTGTCAGGCGGGAGTCGGGATTTCGAATTTCAGCGGTTGCATGGAATGGGCGACGATTTACACGCCTTCTATCATCAGGAGCGCAAAGGCGTGGCGACCCGCATCTACGCACCTGTCGGTAGCCATGAGGATTTGCTCGCCTATCTCGTCCGCCGCCTTCTGGAGAATGGCGCGAACACTTCTTTCGTGAACCGCTTGGCGGATGACGAGGCCTCGGTTGATGCTCTGATCGCAGATCCCGTCACCCAGCTTGCCCAGGAAACCCCGCTCAGAAATGTGCGCATTCCTCTGCCGGCGGATATTCTGGGCGCCCGTAGGAACTCGTCGGGCTTCCTTTGGAGTGATCCGGTGAGCGCCGATCCGGTTCGCGCCACCATGGAGCGTGCGTTGCAGTCTCCGGCGGAGGCCATGCCGTTGATTGGCGGCGCGCCGCGCGAAGGGGCGGTGGAGGTCGCGTTTGATCCGTCTGACCGCAGCCGCGCCATTGGTCGTGTCAGTGTGGCAGGCGAGGCGGAGACTGAAGAGGCGCTTGAGATTGCGGTGAAGGCCCAAGCCAAATGGGACCGTCTTGGCGGAGAGGGCCGCGCGGAGATTCTTGAGAAAGCTGCAGACCTGTTCGAGAAGAACCGGTCGGAATTGATGGCCTTGATCGTGCGCGAGGCGGGTAAAACCTTGCCGACCGCCGTGGGCGAAGTGCGCGAGGCGGTGGACTTCCTGCGCTATTACGCGGCGGAGGCGCGGGCTCATTTCTCCGGCCCGGTTCGCCTTCCTGGGCCCACAGGTGAATCCAATGAGCTGACGCTGCATGGCAAAGGCGTGTTCGCCTGCATCAGCCCGTGGAATTTCCCTTTGGCTATTTTCACGGGTCAGATCGCGGGCGCGCTGGCCGCTGGTAATGCCGTGCTCGCCAAGCCTGCGGAAACGACTCCGTTGGTGGCGATGGCGGGAACCAAGCTTCTTCTCGAAGCTGGGGTGCCGGGCGACGTGCTGCATCTACTTCCCGGCAGTGGCCCTGTGATTGGGAAGGTAATGTTCGCCGATCCCCGTTTAGCTGGTGCGATATTTACCGGTTCAACAAGAACCGCGACCGCCATCAACCGGGCTCTTGCCATGCGCGACGGGCCTATCGCCACCGTGATCGCCGAGACGGGCGGCCAGAACGCCATGATCGTGGACTCGACGGCTTTGCCTGAGCAGGTCGCGCGCGATGCGGTGATGTCGGCCTTCGACAGCGCCGGGCAGCGCTGCTCGGCGTTGCGTGTCCTTTTTGTGCAAGAGGATGTCGCCGACAAAATGCTCGATATGATCATCGGCTTTTCAGAGGAACTCGCCATTGGCGATCCCTTCGATCCGGCGACGGACATCGGTCCGGTGATCAATGAGACGGCGCGCCAAAACCTCTCAAATCACGCCGAGAAGATGACGCGTCGGGCCAAACTCTTGAAGGCTCTGCCATTGGGACCGCAGCACGAGAATGGCTTCTTCTTTGCGCCTCACATCTTCGAAATCGGTGCGATTTCAGATCTCGAGGGCGAAGTTTTCGGTCCTGTGATGCATGTGGTGCGCTATGGGGCCGGGCAGTTGGACAAAGTCTGTGAGGCTGTGAACAGCACTGGCTTTGGCCTTACCTTAGGTGTTCATAGCCGGATTGAAGCTACGGCTGCTTTCGTTCGTGAACGGGTTCGCGCGGGCAACATCTACGTCAACCGCAATCAAATTGGTGCCGTGGTCGGTGTACAGCCGTTTGGCGGCGAGGGACTTTCAGGGACAGGCCCCAAAGCGGGTGGGCCGCAATATCTTCATCGCTTGGCGTTGGAGCGGACCTATACCGTCAACACCACGGCCTCTGGCGGCAACGTGGCACTGCTGAGTTCAAGCTGA
- the panC gene encoding pantoate--beta-alanine ligase produces the protein MSNAPQIVTTVAELRHRIKALRQDGAKIGLVPTMGALHAGHLSLTRQITNHADVVVVSIFVNPTQFAPHEDFDRYPRTLMADAEKLGASGETDLIFAPQVTELYPNGFATRVEVKGPALGLEADVRPHFFSGVTTVVSKLLIAAMPDVAMFGEKDYQQLLVVRRMVEDLGLNIRILGAPIVRERDGLAMSSRNAYLSENERKIAGQLNVILQNLIAKVRDGMPIADAEESGKAAVLEAGFNSVDYLTLRDAETLAPLSSLERPARVLVAATVGSTRLLDNMAV, from the coding sequence ATGAGCAATGCCCCCCAAATCGTGACGACCGTCGCCGAATTACGCCATCGTATCAAAGCATTGCGCCAAGACGGCGCAAAAATCGGGCTGGTGCCTACAATGGGGGCACTGCATGCGGGTCATCTTTCGCTCACGCGGCAGATCACCAATCACGCCGATGTGGTGGTGGTGAGTATTTTCGTAAACCCAACACAATTCGCGCCGCACGAAGATTTCGACCGTTATCCCCGGACTTTGATGGCAGATGCCGAAAAGCTGGGAGCGAGCGGAGAAACCGATCTGATCTTCGCACCCCAGGTCACCGAATTGTATCCTAACGGCTTTGCAACCCGGGTTGAGGTGAAGGGGCCAGCGCTGGGTCTTGAGGCCGATGTCAGGCCGCATTTTTTCAGCGGCGTGACCACGGTGGTTTCAAAACTTCTGATCGCCGCCATGCCGGATGTCGCCATGTTTGGTGAGAAAGACTACCAGCAACTCCTGGTGGTCCGGCGCATGGTAGAAGATCTCGGACTCAACATCCGCATCCTCGGCGCACCGATCGTGCGCGAGCGCGATGGTTTGGCGATGTCCTCCCGCAACGCGTATCTCTCCGAGAACGAGCGCAAGATCGCGGGCCAGCTCAATGTGATCCTGCAAAACCTGATCGCCAAGGTGCGCGATGGGATGCCGATCGCGGATGCGGAAGAAAGCGGCAAAGCGGCAGTGCTGGAAGCCGGGTTCAACTCCGTCGACTATCTCACCCTGCGCGATGCCGAGACCCTCGCCCCGCTCTCAAGCCTGGAGCGCCCTGCCCGCGTGCTGGTCGCGGCCACCGTCGGCTCAACAAGACTGCTCGACAATATGGCGGTGTGA
- a CDS encoding DUF1489 family protein, whose translation MTVHLVKLCVGVESIQDLLDWQQECLAERKKKKQPLELVHVTRMMPKRIDELLDGGSLYWVIKGYIAARHRLIDIRQVTKNGTPHCAIVYDPELTTTERRFRSPFQGWRYLEAKDVPPDARQIKGGDDLPEALKIELAELGLL comes from the coding sequence GTGACCGTTCACCTCGTAAAACTATGTGTTGGTGTGGAATCGATCCAGGACCTCTTGGATTGGCAGCAGGAATGCCTCGCGGAGCGCAAAAAGAAGAAGCAGCCGCTCGAGCTCGTCCACGTGACCCGCATGATGCCCAAGCGCATCGACGAGCTTCTGGACGGTGGTTCGCTCTATTGGGTGATCAAGGGCTATATCGCGGCGCGGCATCGCCTGATTGATATCCGCCAAGTCACCAAGAACGGCACGCCGCATTGCGCGATCGTCTATGATCCTGAATTGACCACTACCGAGCGCCGCTTCCGCAGTCCCTTTCAGGGCTGGCGGTATCTTGAAGCCAAGGATGTTCCGCCGGACGCCCGGCAGATAAAAGGCGGAGACGATTTGCCGGAAGCCTTGAAGATCGAGTTGGCCGAACTCGGCCTGCTTTGA
- a CDS encoding protein adenylyltransferase SelO family protein, translating into MDQNGEPSIFAFDNSYARLPDRFFARVSPTPVVAPKLIQLNEVLTADLGLNAELLSSPQGVAWLSGNELPSGSVPIAMAYAGHQFGQFVPQLGDGRAIMLGEIVGCDGLRYDIQLKGAGRTPFSRNGDGRAALGPVLREYIVSEAMASLGIPTTRSLAAVTTGDVVVRDTALPGAILTRVAASHIRIGTFQYFAAWGDRDGIRLLADYVIARHYPACAKAPNPYRAFFEAVIERQAELVARWLLVGFIHGVMNTDNMAISGETIDYGPCAFLDAYDPAKTFSSIDVRGRYAYGNQPRIAHWNLSRLAETLLPFFAESEEDAVAAAQEALDGFAPKFNSVYTAGLCRKIGLQQTRAGDVDLAKDLLARMSENHADFTLTFRRLCDAVDGSGTAVRALFGNPESFDEWAVRWRQRLAEEAIDQATRSGMMRAANPAFIPRNHRIEEAITAAVGRGDFAPFRTLLMVLSNPYSDQPGFENYADPPRPDQIVEQTFCGT; encoded by the coding sequence ATCGACCAAAACGGGGAGCCTAGCATTTTTGCTTTTGACAACAGTTATGCGCGGTTGCCGGATCGGTTTTTCGCGCGCGTCTCCCCCACGCCGGTGGTCGCGCCTAAGCTCATCCAGCTGAACGAGGTCTTGACTGCCGATTTGGGGCTGAATGCTGAACTTCTCTCGAGCCCGCAAGGCGTGGCGTGGCTTTCAGGCAATGAGCTGCCCAGCGGTAGCGTGCCGATCGCGATGGCATATGCCGGTCATCAGTTCGGGCAGTTCGTTCCGCAACTGGGCGACGGCCGGGCGATTATGCTGGGTGAGATCGTTGGCTGCGATGGCCTTCGTTACGACATTCAGCTCAAGGGGGCTGGAAGAACGCCCTTTTCGCGCAATGGCGATGGGCGTGCTGCGCTTGGGCCGGTGCTGCGCGAATATATTGTCAGCGAAGCCATGGCGTCGCTGGGCATTCCGACGACACGCAGCCTGGCTGCGGTTACGACGGGAGATGTTGTTGTCCGCGACACGGCGCTGCCGGGCGCGATTTTGACCCGCGTTGCCGCAAGCCATATTCGCATCGGTACCTTCCAATATTTTGCGGCGTGGGGTGATCGGGACGGCATTCGTCTGCTCGCAGACTATGTCATCGCGCGGCATTATCCGGCTTGTGCGAAGGCGCCCAATCCCTATCGGGCGTTTTTTGAGGCCGTCATCGAACGCCAAGCCGAGCTTGTGGCGCGCTGGCTGCTGGTCGGCTTCATCCACGGCGTGATGAACACGGACAATATGGCGATTTCGGGCGAGACCATAGACTACGGCCCCTGTGCGTTCCTGGACGCCTATGATCCGGCAAAGACGTTCAGCTCTATCGACGTTCGTGGTCGTTACGCTTATGGCAATCAGCCGAGGATCGCGCATTGGAACTTGTCACGATTGGCCGAGACTTTGCTGCCTTTCTTTGCCGAGAGCGAAGAAGACGCTGTTGCTGCAGCCCAAGAGGCCCTCGACGGTTTTGCGCCGAAATTCAACTCGGTCTACACCGCCGGTCTCTGCCGTAAAATCGGCCTGCAACAGACGCGTGCAGGAGATGTCGATCTGGCAAAGGATCTGCTGGCGCGCATGTCAGAGAACCATGCTGATTTCACGCTGACCTTCCGCCGATTATGCGATGCGGTGGACGGTTCGGGGACCGCCGTGCGCGCCTTGTTTGGCAATCCAGAGTCTTTTGACGAATGGGCCGTACGATGGCGGCAGCGGTTGGCAGAGGAAGCGATCGACCAGGCAACCCGGTCCGGTATGATGCGCGCTGCCAATCCCGCGTTTATCCCGCGCAATCATCGCATTGAGGAGGCTATTACGGCCGCTGTTGGCCGGGGCGATTTTGCGCCGTTTCGGACACTGCTGATGGTGCTCTCTAATCCCTATAGCGATCAGCCTGGGTTCGAAAACTATGCCGATCCGCCGCGGCCTGATCAAATTGTCGAGCAGACTTTTTGCGGAACCTGA
- a CDS encoding phosphoadenylyl-sulfate reductase encodes MAEVSAVTVISGAPRARQETLPAAIATRLAKLQTAAEGLEPQEIVALALKEFPGKATVVSSFGAESAVLLHMMAAVDPNTPVLFLNTGKLFGETLRYRDRLQDLLGLGDLRALGPDPRDRAQKDPEGTLWSKDVDACCDFRKVIPLRRALEGFEAQLTGRKRFQTRERAAMQAVEFFEGRFRFNPLANWSQTELEAYISKHNLPRHPLVEDGYPSIGCMPCTRRVKSGEDYRAGRWAGLDKDECGIHGVDGEGI; translated from the coding sequence TTGGCTGAAGTGAGTGCGGTCACGGTGATCAGTGGGGCTCCGCGTGCGCGTCAGGAGACTTTGCCGGCGGCTATCGCGACGCGTCTTGCGAAGCTGCAAACGGCTGCGGAAGGTCTTGAGCCGCAGGAGATTGTCGCGCTCGCGCTCAAGGAATTTCCCGGTAAAGCCACGGTGGTGTCGTCTTTCGGCGCGGAATCGGCCGTGCTTTTGCACATGATGGCCGCGGTCGATCCCAACACGCCGGTGCTGTTCCTCAATACCGGCAAGCTCTTTGGCGAAACCTTGCGCTATCGCGACCGTCTGCAGGACCTTTTAGGTCTCGGCGATTTGCGCGCCCTGGGTCCAGACCCGCGTGATCGGGCGCAGAAGGATCCGGAAGGCACGCTCTGGTCCAAGGATGTCGATGCCTGCTGCGATTTTCGCAAAGTCATCCCGCTGCGCCGCGCCCTTGAAGGATTTGAGGCCCAGCTGACGGGCCGCAAGCGCTTTCAAACCCGCGAACGCGCAGCCATGCAGGCCGTGGAATTTTTCGAGGGCAGGTTCCGCTTCAATCCGCTCGCCAACTGGTCCCAGACTGAACTCGAAGCCTATATATCCAAGCACAACCTACCGCGACATCCCTTAGTGGAAGATGGCTACCCGTCCATCGGCTGCATGCCCTGCACGCGGCGCGTCAAATCCGGCGAAGACTATCGTGCTGGTCGCTGGGCCGGGCTCGATAAGGATGAATGTGGCATCCACGGCGTGGACGGCGAAGGCATCTAG
- a CDS encoding ArsR/SmtB family transcription factor, with the protein MGPGALISAAPSSWAMLFTLVSANIGVKDIALAASDSRNLKVMAKKADEAAALMRSLSHGARLKVLCELSAGEKSVGELVELSGLSQSALSQHLARLREENLVATRREAQTIYYSVADPKVLKLVRLLYELYCGK; encoded by the coding sequence ATGGGGCCGGGGGCGTTGATTTCCGCTGCTCCGTCGTCATGGGCGATGCTTTTCACATTAGTCAGTGCTAATATTGGGGTGAAGGATATTGCATTGGCCGCGTCGGATTCACGAAACCTGAAAGTCATGGCGAAAAAGGCGGACGAAGCAGCCGCCTTGATGCGATCCCTGTCTCACGGCGCACGTCTAAAGGTTCTCTGCGAGCTTTCAGCAGGCGAAAAGAGCGTCGGCGAGCTCGTGGAACTGTCCGGGCTCAGCCAGTCGGCGTTGTCTCAGCATTTGGCTCGTCTCAGGGAAGAGAATCTGGTGGCCACTCGCCGGGAGGCGCAGACCATTTACTATTCTGTGGCCGACCCCAAAGTGCTGAAGCTGGTCCGTCTGCTCTACGAGCTTTATTGCGGAAAATGA
- a CDS encoding ester cyclase, which yields MAFKPSLALSAVMLLSPTFAQSQEPPPAVQAFYQFWASGDESLLPRAIAPSFTDHTLPAGRPQGPEGPAFASHKFRAAVPDLSLTIEKMIIAGEYVTVHMQFHGHFTGSFGSHKGKGQAIDFIATDLVKVTDGRITDNWHIEDNLTLLSQMGIAKIEP from the coding sequence ATGGCCTTCAAACCGAGTCTTGCTCTTTCGGCCGTCATGCTGCTTTCGCCCACCTTCGCGCAAAGCCAAGAGCCGCCACCCGCCGTGCAGGCATTCTATCAATTCTGGGCAAGTGGAGACGAAAGCTTGCTGCCTAGAGCGATTGCGCCCAGCTTCACCGATCATACGCTGCCTGCTGGCAGGCCGCAGGGGCCGGAGGGCCCTGCTTTTGCCTCACACAAATTCCGCGCGGCGGTTCCGGATTTATCTTTGACCATCGAGAAGATGATCATCGCGGGCGAGTATGTCACGGTGCATATGCAGTTTCACGGCCACTTCACCGGCAGCTTTGGTAGCCATAAAGGCAAAGGGCAGGCGATTGATTTCATCGCTACCGATTTAGTGAAGGTCACCGATGGCCGCATCACCGATAACTGGCATATCGAGGATAACCTGACACTGCTCAGTCAGATGGGTATCGCGAAAATAGAACCTTGA
- a CDS encoding BLUF domain-containing protein, translating to MFQLVYVSTAAWPMSNSDIDRILNLSRCNNGRLEITGVLVRMDQGFLQILEGPKDSVLSVFAKVQRDLRHIGLRVLVQQETADRLFADWAMGFEKLDPSAPQSAALYEVTQEAITTSLPTHKARGLAVLLHDYFRLNKRVAA from the coding sequence ATGTTCCAGCTCGTCTACGTCTCTACCGCTGCCTGGCCGATGAGCAACAGCGATATCGACAGGATCTTGAACCTCTCGCGATGCAATAACGGGCGTTTGGAGATAACCGGCGTCCTCGTACGCATGGACCAGGGTTTCCTGCAAATTCTCGAGGGCCCGAAAGATTCTGTCCTGTCGGTGTTTGCAAAAGTCCAACGGGACCTGCGCCACATTGGCTTGCGCGTACTCGTGCAGCAGGAAACAGCCGACCGCCTATTCGCCGACTGGGCGATGGGCTTTGAAAAGCTCGATCCCAGCGCGCCACAATCGGCTGCCCTCTATGAGGTTACGCAAGAGGCCATTACGACATCGCTGCCCACCCACAAGGCGCGAGGCCTTGCGGTACTGCTGCACGACTATTTCCGTCTCAACAAGCGCGTGGCCGCCTAG
- a CDS encoding NAD(P)-dependent oxidoreductase gives MLPIVLNPELARIGLIGTGDAFARRAALLEGAGVKAVVLGSDAALEGLSVLFVAGLGADLSEDLARRARALGILVNVEDVPHLCDFHVPAIVRRGDLVFSVSTKGRSPALARRLREWLESQFGPEWETRLEELAVLRETLRADGVHGEALAGSVRGVIEEKGWLK, from the coding sequence GTGCTTCCAATTGTTCTCAACCCTGAACTTGCTCGAATCGGCCTTATCGGGACCGGTGACGCCTTTGCACGCCGTGCTGCGCTCTTGGAAGGCGCTGGGGTGAAAGCGGTCGTGCTTGGTTCCGACGCGGCGCTGGAAGGGTTATCCGTTCTTTTTGTCGCTGGTCTCGGTGCGGACCTTTCGGAAGATTTGGCGCGCCGTGCCCGGGCGCTTGGCATTCTCGTGAATGTCGAAGACGTTCCGCATCTCTGCGATTTTCATGTCCCCGCGATTGTGCGCCGGGGCGATCTTGTTTTCAGCGTCTCGACCAAAGGCCGTTCGCCCGCCTTAGCGCGGCGTCTGCGCGAATGGCTGGAAAGCCAGTTCGGCCCCGAATGGGAAACCCGCTTGGAAGAATTAGCCGTGTTGCGCGAAACGCTGCGCGCGGATGGCGTTCACGGCGAGGCGCTCGCAGGCAGCGTTCGCGGCGTTATTGAAGAGAAAGGTTGGCTGAAGTGA